Proteins encoded together in one Dehalococcoidales bacterium window:
- a CDS encoding carboxypeptidase-like regulatory domain-containing protein: protein MVRITGNIVDATGSPVANALVSIGTFWTNSDSRGSFYLDIPVGQYPLKVVHRDYPEKTRQISVNAPTTLNITLGR from the coding sequence GGGTAACATAGTTGATGCTACGGGGTCCCCCGTGGCAAACGCCTTGGTGAGCATAGGGACGTTCTGGACCAACTCGGATAGTAGAGGTTCTTTCTACCTCGACATCCCGGTCGGCCAATATCCGCTGAAGGTCGTTCACAGGGACTACCCCGAGAAGACCAGGCAAATATCCGTCAACGCACCGACCACCTTGAACATCACCCTTGGGAGGTGA
- a CDS encoding ribbon-helix-helix protein, CopG family yields MTRLKVSHTIDEEVLEKIEEEARRLDISRSRVIEMTLRKALEDRERSISIVR; encoded by the coding sequence ATGACCCGGCTAAAGGTGAGTCATACAATTGACGAGGAGGTGTTGGAAAAAATAGAGGAAGAGGCCCGCCGACTTGACATCAGCCGTAGCCGGGTAATAGAGATGACTCTACGTAAGGCTCTCGAGGACCGGGAGCGCAGTATCTCTATCGTCAGATAG
- a CDS encoding methyltransferase domain-containing protein — translation MDEEPKPTDGFPPLSIVHKHDGKIDFHATLRYGDPDDTGERTVVLECRCFKGEVELLDRGGRSLSTEMAVLKHEDSSLVTFREKVKRAQRSFLDRKRVLPTCIAELATLPEERCGIATYTGWLSEALDEHYPTRTYRDIDSGVPENALIHAQVEFGIFPDPEMLHSKKYLDNYKLATWHTVLKNPHQHQQEYVYEIDDHYDAHIVHTVLQKLWLSRFVKKPIYLIPHGTLMWDPIDKREARRRLGIDPEERVAFCYGFAAESKGFDEVLRFASQVFLPKFRLYVSGGVHGIIEEHTKKEIKRLQKFTGEKAVLLGRWLTEEETDLWVSAADILVFNYRTPDFIASASGAMHRVLASGKPIVCVDDNRLEELVNGQHCIKFPPGDEEEFVAAVELILEDEEIARKLGDNCRLLAENTSWKRIAERHMEVFGKVVGEAYDASWYDESYFVGSDGGKVFTEGGEVKRWSYYNPVGEWLGCAPIMKAIKELMDPSTVLDAGCGRGTFCVYGRDEGMECIGVDFSEWAVSNPYPGAVSLIRLGDVRDLEFQDRSFDLVFASDLMEHIYMEDLDQVVSELRRVADRYIFFNIGGTTDGEEMIISKGELPRKDRVGTSIAGHVTVKSCDWWRERLGSESWRLREDLVRAFRERVPAEVLANWNCVLIYERSD, via the coding sequence ATGGACGAAGAACCGAAACCTACCGATGGCTTTCCGCCGCTGAGCATCGTGCACAAGCATGACGGGAAGATCGACTTCCATGCCACCCTGAGGTACGGGGATCCCGATGACACCGGCGAGAGGACGGTGGTGCTCGAGTGTCGCTGCTTCAAGGGGGAGGTGGAGCTACTCGACCGGGGCGGGAGGAGCCTGTCAACGGAGATGGCAGTACTCAAGCACGAGGACAGCTCCCTCGTCACATTCCGAGAGAAGGTCAAGCGCGCCCAACGGTCGTTCCTCGATCGGAAGCGGGTACTCCCGACGTGCATAGCCGAGCTGGCTACTCTCCCCGAGGAGAGATGCGGGATAGCGACCTACACCGGTTGGTTATCGGAGGCGCTGGACGAGCACTACCCGACCCGCACGTACAGGGACATCGACTCGGGGGTCCCGGAGAACGCCCTGATCCATGCGCAGGTCGAGTTCGGGATATTCCCCGACCCGGAGATGCTGCACTCGAAGAAGTATCTTGACAACTACAAGTTGGCAACCTGGCACACCGTTCTGAAGAACCCCCACCAACACCAACAGGAGTACGTGTACGAGATCGATGACCACTATGACGCCCACATAGTCCATACCGTGCTCCAGAAGCTTTGGCTATCACGCTTCGTGAAGAAGCCGATCTACTTGATACCCCACGGGACACTCATGTGGGACCCCATCGACAAGAGGGAGGCCAGGAGGAGGTTGGGCATCGACCCGGAGGAGAGAGTCGCCTTCTGCTACGGCTTTGCGGCGGAGAGCAAGGGCTTCGACGAGGTCCTGAGGTTCGCCAGCCAGGTGTTCCTCCCCAAGTTCAGGCTCTACGTCTCGGGCGGGGTGCACGGGATAATCGAAGAGCACACCAAGAAGGAGATCAAGAGGCTCCAGAAGTTCACTGGGGAGAAGGCGGTGCTGCTCGGGCGGTGGCTGACGGAGGAGGAGACCGACCTCTGGGTCTCCGCCGCCGACATCCTGGTGTTCAACTACCGCACCCCGGACTTCATCGCCTCGGCGTCGGGGGCGATGCACCGGGTGCTCGCGTCGGGGAAGCCCATCGTATGCGTGGACGACAACCGCCTCGAGGAGCTGGTGAACGGGCAGCATTGCATCAAGTTCCCGCCCGGGGACGAGGAGGAGTTCGTGGCCGCCGTGGAGCTCATCCTCGAGGACGAGGAGATCGCCAGGAAGCTGGGGGACAACTGCCGTCTGCTGGCGGAGAACACCTCCTGGAAGCGCATCGCAGAGAGGCACATGGAGGTCTTCGGCAAGGTGGTCGGCGAGGCCTACGACGCATCCTGGTACGACGAGAGCTACTTCGTCGGCTCTGACGGGGGCAAGGTATTCACGGAGGGGGGGGAAGTGAAGAGGTGGTCGTACTACAACCCCGTCGGGGAATGGCTCGGCTGCGCCCCGATCATGAAGGCCATCAAGGAGCTGATGGACCCTTCCACCGTACTGGATGCCGGGTGTGGGAGGGGGACATTCTGCGTTTACGGCAGGGACGAGGGCATGGAATGTATCGGCGTGGACTTCAGCGAGTGGGCCGTATCCAACCCGTACCCAGGGGCGGTGTCGCTCATCCGGCTCGGCGACGTGCGGGACCTTGAGTTCCAGGATCGTTCCTTCGACCTCGTGTTCGCGTCCGATCTGATGGAGCACATCTACATGGAAGACCTCGACCAGGTCGTCTCGGAGCTTCGCAGGGTCGCCGATAGGTATATCTTCTTCAACATAGGAGGGACGACCGACGGAGAAGAGATGATCATTTCCAAAGGCGAGCTTCCCCGGAAGGACAGGGTCGGAACCTCGATTGCCGGGCACGTCACGGTCAAGAGTTGCGACTGGTGGCGGGAGAGGTTGGGCTCCGAGAGCTGGAGGCTGAGGGAGGACCTGGTGCGCGCCTTCCGTGAGAGGGTACCCGCCGAGGTACTGGCCAACTGGAACTGCGTGCTCATCTACGAGAGGAGTGATTGA
- a CDS encoding glycosyltransferase family A protein encodes MRVSVVIPTIRKFGLLEFELPSLANQTMNKGDYEIVLVDDYHGREGEVKDFCRDVGLRLRYTRSKPASWRTNAPIGNARNTGLILADGELVVFIDDFTWVPPRFLETHYNFWKDTGMCLIAPAKAVEEIYRYRGVELTDKERETYERWGDDGDMGRYEMDNCPGGWLYTCNASAPLEKIVEVNGFWEIADCTREEDVLMGLALERAGVRFAFRKDPNATVQHLKHDLPHLDHVPGKYKKIDYEDLGWQEGRWQDRDVKGLIGPGKCGLDTPEDYIQLITRDVFDTQFPGSWALIERFKDNPDLRFNEEIGFDLGEMRRRRMEKAIRGEAMRW; translated from the coding sequence GTGAGAGTCAGCGTGGTGATACCGACCATCAGGAAGTTCGGGCTGCTCGAGTTTGAGCTTCCCTCCCTCGCCAATCAGACGATGAACAAGGGCGATTACGAGATCGTGCTGGTGGATGACTACCACGGGAGGGAGGGGGAGGTCAAGGACTTCTGCCGGGACGTCGGGCTGAGGCTCAGGTACACCCGGTCGAAGCCCGCATCATGGAGGACCAACGCCCCCATCGGGAACGCCAGGAACACCGGCCTGATCTTGGCGGACGGGGAGCTGGTGGTGTTCATAGACGACTTCACCTGGGTGCCCCCGAGGTTCCTCGAGACGCACTATAACTTCTGGAAGGATACCGGGATGTGCCTGATAGCCCCGGCCAAGGCGGTGGAGGAGATCTATCGCTACAGGGGGGTGGAGCTTACGGATAAGGAGCGGGAGACATACGAGCGGTGGGGGGACGACGGGGACATGGGCAGGTACGAGATGGACAACTGCCCAGGAGGCTGGTTGTACACGTGCAACGCGTCCGCACCGCTGGAGAAGATTGTCGAGGTCAATGGGTTCTGGGAGATCGCCGATTGTACCCGCGAGGAGGACGTTCTGATGGGACTCGCCCTTGAGAGGGCGGGGGTGAGGTTCGCCTTCAGGAAGGATCCCAACGCGACGGTGCAGCACCTGAAGCACGACCTTCCCCACCTGGACCACGTGCCTGGGAAGTACAAGAAGATCGATTACGAGGACTTGGGCTGGCAGGAGGGGAGGTGGCAGGACCGGGATGTGAAGGGCCTGATCGGTCCCGGCAAATGTGGTCTTGACACCCCGGAGGACTACATTCAGCTCATAACCAGGGACGTGTTCGACACGCAGTTCCCCGGGTCGTGGGCGCTGATAGAGAGGTTCAAGGACAACCCCGATCTCCGCTTCAACGAGGAGATCGGATTCGACCTGGGCGAGATGCGGAGGCGGAGGATGGAGAAGGCGATCAGGGGGGAGGCGATGAGATGGTAG
- a CDS encoding glycosyltransferase, translated as MKICLVSTEITPTPPVGFWGGVESVVWDLANELDRMGHEVVLVGRPGSVSPGRLITTFEDGEIEDIYAEHFKHYKGLIGDCDVVHDHSHGHKAHKVHPRVVHTMHWYQHPAAADFVNICAISETQRRWLNARMKEYGRNEDVRMVHHGIDAKRFRYREEKDDYYLFFSAIATYKGALVAYRIAKEIGVKMIFAGKAGDADGVIIGDSSPNIIHEGQVSNERRAELMSGAKALIFPTGGFGESDWVEALGAVQLEALASGTPVISSDNGACPEIVEEGRTGFICHSYEEMKRVVKEGWADTIDPRVCRMVTVDGRFSSRRMAMEYLNIYDEV; from the coding sequence GTGAAGATATGTCTCGTATCCACCGAGATCACCCCCACCCCGCCGGTAGGGTTCTGGGGAGGGGTGGAGAGCGTGGTCTGGGACCTGGCCAACGAGCTTGACCGCATGGGACACGAGGTCGTGCTGGTAGGGAGACCGGGTAGCGTTTCCCCTGGGCGTCTTATCACCACCTTCGAGGATGGCGAGATCGAGGACATCTATGCCGAGCACTTCAAGCATTACAAAGGTCTGATAGGGGACTGTGACGTCGTCCATGACCATTCCCACGGCCACAAGGCCCACAAGGTCCATCCCAGAGTCGTCCACACGATGCATTGGTACCAGCACCCCGCCGCCGCCGATTTCGTGAATATCTGCGCCATCTCCGAGACGCAGAGGCGCTGGTTGAACGCCCGCATGAAGGAGTACGGGCGGAATGAGGATGTGCGCATGGTGCATCACGGCATAGACGCGAAGCGGTTCAGATACCGGGAGGAAAAAGACGATTACTATCTCTTCTTCTCGGCCATTGCCACATATAAAGGTGCGCTGGTCGCCTATCGGATCGCCAAGGAGATCGGGGTCAAGATGATATTCGCCGGGAAAGCGGGTGATGCCGATGGTGTCATCATCGGCGATAGCTCGCCCAACATCATCCACGAGGGGCAGGTGAGTAACGAACGCAGGGCTGAGCTGATGAGCGGTGCGAAGGCCCTCATCTTCCCTACCGGGGGCTTCGGAGAGTCGGATTGGGTGGAGGCCCTAGGCGCAGTTCAATTAGAAGCGCTGGCTTCCGGCACCCCGGTGATCTCCTCGGACAACGGTGCCTGCCCAGAGATCGTCGAGGAGGGGAGGACTGGTTTCATCTGTCATTCATACGAAGAGATGAAGCGCGTCGTCAAGGAAGGTTGGGCGGACACCATCGACCCCAGGGTGTGCAGGATGGTGACCGTCGATGGCAGGTTCAGCAGCAGGCGCATGGCTATGGAGTACCTCAACATTTACGACGAAGTTTAG
- a CDS encoding transglutaminase-like domain-containing protein — MVEISTCGKRGEGYGSLPDAYYNEYYRPNDVANAAQYIRDNSFGGHTFGKIVTWVKDNIEFKYDSDVWGINDYWQDPLLTMQIRSGDCEDSAFLVSSMLLALGYETYCVSGVLVKADGTPLFGHAWTEVKAENGIWYWLDATSGGGIWTLYEQSDETMAHYIPVVIPIPNITDCIRNGRNWVGEPQVEPNRLPTFIQNVRVIDWGGKKRIDGNLRYQGYQALIGLPGVPIELYDTIDTGETMLIATVTTMDTPFTGKFQYDYSPLVGGTHRINIIFRGTGEPTPMEMAVTVPSYDEVSEFI, encoded by the coding sequence ATGGTGGAAATAAGTACCTGCGGTAAGAGAGGTGAAGGATATGGCAGTCTTCCAGATGCATATTACAATGAGTATTATCGACCAAACGATGTGGCCAATGCCGCCCAATATATCAGGGATAATTCTTTCGGTGGACATACCTTCGGCAAAATAGTCACATGGGTGAAGGATAATATCGAATTTAAATATGATTCTGACGTGTGGGGAATTAATGATTATTGGCAAGACCCATTGCTGACAATGCAAATCCGTTCTGGGGATTGCGAAGATTCCGCTTTCCTGGTCTCATCCATGTTATTGGCTCTCGGCTATGAAACATATTGTGTCTCTGGAGTACTCGTCAAAGCAGATGGTACTCCCCTGTTCGGACATGCATGGACTGAAGTAAAAGCTGAAAATGGCATATGGTATTGGCTAGATGCGACATCTGGTGGAGGTATATGGACGCTATACGAACAATCTGACGAGACGATGGCCCACTATATCCCCGTTGTCATTCCTATACCAAACATAACAGATTGCATCCGTAATGGGCGAAATTGGGTCGGCGAACCGCAAGTGGAGCCGAATAGGCTTCCTACATTCATACAAAATGTGCGGGTCATCGACTGGGGAGGAAAGAAAAGAATCGATGGAAACCTTAGATACCAGGGATACCAGGCGCTTATCGGCCTTCCTGGAGTGCCAATCGAATTATATGATACTATTGATACTGGAGAGACAATGTTAATAGCCACAGTGACTACAATGGACACCCCCTTTACTGGAAAATTTCAATATGATTATTCTCCTCTCGTAGGCGGAACGCATAGGATAAACATCATATTTAGAGGTACAGGAGAGCCGACACCGATGGAAATGGCCGTTACCGTTCCCAGTTATGATGAGGTCTCAGAATTTATCTGA